One Mya arenaria isolate MELC-2E11 chromosome 5, ASM2691426v1 genomic window carries:
- the LOC128234778 gene encoding coatomer subunit alpha-like isoform X2 translates to MLTKFETKSARVKGLSFHPKRPWVLTSLFNGVIQLWDYRMCTLIDKFDEHDGPVRGICFHSQQPLFVSGGDDYKIKVWNYKQRRCLFTLLGHQDYIRTTTFHHEYPWILSASDDQTIRIWNWQSRNCICVLAGHSHFVMCAQFHLSEDLIVSASLDQTVRVWDISGLRKKNVSPGSNSLEDRLRNSGQPDLFGMSDAVVKHVLEGHDRGVNWCAFHPSLPLIVSGADDRQVKLWRMNESKAWEVDTCRGHYNNVSCCLFHPRQELILSNSEDKSIRVWDMSKRTGVQTFRREHDRFWVMNAHPTLNVFAAGHDSGMIIFKLERERPAYAVQGNILYYVKEKLLRKLDFTTNKDVPCMQLRGGSRSPVFCMSYNPAENAVLMVIRASNVENSTYDLYSIPKDSDAKNPDAPDSKRSSGLSAVWVARNRFAVLDRTHSIVIKNLKNEITKKVQTPNCEDIFYAGTGCLLLKDSDSVTLFDVQQKRSLASVKMSKVKFVIWSADMSHVALISKHVITICNRKLESLCTIHENIKVKSGAWEESGVFVYTTSNHIKYALTNGDHGIIRTLDLPIYITRIKGNSVFCLDREGRPRVMAIDPTEFKFKLALVNRKYDEVLHMVRHAKLVGQSIISYLQKKGYPEVALHFVKDEKTRFGLALECGNLEIALEAARALDDPACWEKLGEAALLQGNHQIVEMAYQRTKNFDKLSFLYLITGNLEKLRKMTKIAEIRKDTSGHFQNALFLGDVQERVKILSNCGQKSLAYLTAATNGLEEEASTLKESFGEEERVPDLYPGATLLNPPPPITQQEANWPLLTMSKGFFEGAMAARGGQQNKMAAADDIEIEGAGEGWGDDDIKLDDDDEFGGEEAGVGGEDGTEGGGWDVDDEDLELPADLDLPATPTGGGEGFFVPPTKGTSQAQVWCNNSQLPVDHVLAGSFETAMRLLHDQVGVVNFEEYKQLFLQTFSRSRTCYQGMPSLPPLFGYPHRNWKEAGGRSGVPAVGLKLNTLVQQLQVAYNLTTAGKFGDAADKFRYILLSVPLLVVDTKQEIAEAQQLVEICREYIVGLSMEMSRKELPKASLQEQKRLCEMAAYFTHCKLQPVHLILTLRTAMTLFFKLKNCKTAASFARRLLELGPKPEIATTARKILAACEKNPTDEHEIKYDQHNPFDICAASYTPIYKGKPVVKCPLSGACYLPEFKGETCRVTKVTEIGKDCIGLRISQIQFR, encoded by the exons ATGCTGACAAAGTTTGAAACTAAGTCAGCCCGAGTTAAAG ggTTGTCTTTCCACCCAAAGCGACCATGGGTGTTAACCAGCTTGTTCAACGGTGTCATTCAGCTCTGGGACTATCGCATGTGTACACTAATCGACAAGTTTGATGAACATGATG gaCCAGTCAGAGGGATTTGCTTCCATTCTCAGCAGCCGTTGTTTGTATCTGGAGGTGATGACTACAAGATTAAG GTGTGGAACTACAAACAGCGGCGATGTCTGTTCACCCTGCTAGGGCATCAAGATTACATCCGAACAACCACTTTTCATCAT gAGTATCCATGGATCTTGAGTGCCTCTGATGACCAGACCATTCGAATCTGGAACTGGCAGTCGCGTAATTGCATCTG TGTGTTAGCTGGCCACAGCCACTTTGTAATGTGTGCTCAGTTTCACCTGTCCGAGGATCTGATTGTCTCCGCCTCCCTCGATCAGACGGTACGAGTTTGGGACATCTCGGGACTTCGCAAGAAAAATGTCTCCCCAG GATCGAATTCTTTGGAGGACCGTCTTCGTAACTCCGGCCAGCCCGATCTGTTCGGCATGTCGGATGCAGTCGTAAAACACGTCCTTGAAGGCCATGATAGGGGAGTTAATTGGTGCGCTTTCCACCCATCGCTGCCCTTGATTGTGTCGGGGGCAGATGATAGACAGGTCAAGCTGTGGAGAATGAATG AATCCAAGGCCTGGGAGGTGGACACCTGTCGAGGCCATTACAACAACGTTTCCTGTTGTCTGTTCCACCCAAGACAGGAGCTGATCTTGAGTAACTCTGAGGACAAGAGTATCAGAGTCTGGGACATGAGCAAAAG GACTGGAGTTCAGACATTCAGACGTGAACATGACCGTTTCTGGGTGATGAATGCCCACCCGACTCTGAATGTGTTTGCTGCAGGGCATGACAGCGGCATGATCATATTCAAGCTGGAACGAGAACGCCCTGCTTATGCTGTGCAAGGAAACATCCTGTATTATGTTAAGGAGAAACTCCTGCGGAAGTTGGATTTCACGACCAACAAGGACGTGCCTTGTATGCAGCTGAGAGG TGGCTCCAGGTCACCTGTATTTTGCATGTCATACAACCCAGCAGAGAATGCTGTCCTCATGGTTATT AGAGCCAGCAATGTTGAGAACAGTACCTATGACCTGTATTCCATCCCAAAGGACAGTGATGCCAAAAACCCTGATG ccCCAGACAGTAAAAGGTCCTCGGGCTTATCAGCTGTTTGGGTTGCCAGGAACAGGTTTGCTGTGCTGGACAGAACTCACTCG ATTGTAATCAAGAATTTGAAGAATGAGATAACCAAGAAGGTTCAGACGCCAAACTGCGAGGACATCTTCTACGCCGGCACAGGGTGTCTTCTACTGAAGGACAGTGACAGTGTTACACTGTTTGATGTTCAACAGAAAAG GTCGCTTGCCTCTGTGAAGATGTCAAAGGTGAAGTTCGTCATCTGGTCAGCTGATATGTCACATGTAGCCCTCATCAGTAAACATG TGATCACAATCTGCAACCGTAAGCTGGAAAGCCTGTGCACCATACACGAGAACATCAAGGTGAAGAGCGGCGCGTGGGAGGAAAGCGGGGTGTTTGTATACACCACCAGCAACCACATCAAATACGCCCTCACTAATGG TGACCATGGTATTATCCGTACCCTGGACCTGCCCATCTACATCACCCGTATCAAGGGCAACAGTGTGTTCTGTTTGGACCGAGAAGGACGACCCAGAGTGATGGCCATTGACCCAACAGAATTCAAGTTCAAACTGGCCCTGGTCAACAGGAAATATGATGAG GTTCTACACATGGTGCGACATGCCAAGCTGGTGGGCCAGTCCATCATCTCCTATCTACAGAAGAAGGGCTACCCTGAGGTGGCTCTGCACTTTGTCAAGGATGAGAAAACAAGATTTGGTCTTGCTCTGGAGTGTGGAAATCTTGAG ATTGCCCTGGAAGCAGCTAGGGCCCTGGATGACCCAGCATGTTGGGAGAAGCTAGGAGAAGCAGCCCTGCTCCAGGGAAACCATCAGATAGTGGAAATGGCGTACCAGAGGACCAAGAACTTTGACAAGCTGTCCTTCCTCTACCTGATCACTGGAAATCTGGAGAAGCTGAGGAAGATGACAAAGATTG CTGAGATCCGTAAGGATACAAGCGGACATTTCCAGAATGCTCTATTCTTGGGTGATGTTCAGGAGCGAGTGAAAATCCTATCCAACTGTGGACAAA AATCACTAGCCTACCTGACTGCGGCCACTAATGGACTAGAGGAGGAGGCATCCACTTTGAAAGAGTCGTTTGGAGAGGAGGAAAGGGTGCCTGACCTGTATCCCGGTGCTACCCTGCTGAATCCCCCACCCCCTATAACACAGCAAGAAGCCAACTGGCCATTGCTTACAATGTCCAAGGGATTCTTTGAAG GAGCAATGGCTGCACGTGGAggccaacaaaacaagatgGCTGCCGCAGACGATATCGAGATTGAGGGAGCTGGAGAGGGCTGGGGAGACGATGATATCAAATTGGACGATG ATGACGAGTTTGGTGGAGAGGAAGCAGGCGTTGGTGGGGAGGATGGTACGGAGGGAGGGGGCTGGGATGTCGATGATGAAGATCTTGAACTGCCCGCCGACCTTGACCTTCCAGCCACGCCCACTGGCGGAGGGGAGGGATTCTTTGTACCGCCCACTAAAGGCACCAGTCAAGCACAG gtGTGGTGTAACAATTCCCAATTACCAGTGGACCATGTGCTGGCTGGATCATTCGAGACGGCTATGAGG CTGCTACATGACCAAGTTGGTGTTGTCAACTTTGAAGAATACAAGCAACTGTTCCTGCAGACATTTAGCCGTAGTAGGACTTGCTATCAGGGTATGCCCTCACTACCGCCACTGTTCGGCTACCCCCACAGAAACTG GAAAGAGGCAGGTGGTCGCAGTGGTGTGCCAGCAGTCGGCCTGAAGTTAAACACCTTAGTCCAACAGTTACAAGTAGCATATAACCTCACCACTGCGGGAAAGTTTGGCGATGCTGCGGACAAGTTCAGATACATCCTTCTCAGTGTTCCCTTGCTTGTGGTAGATACAAAACAGGAGATTGCAGAG GCGCAGCAGCTAGTTGAGATATGCCGAGAATACATTGTGGGTCTGTCTATGGAAATGAGCAGAAAAGAGCTGCCCAAGGCCTCACTGCAGGAACAAAAAAGGCTATGTGAG ATGGCAGCATATTTCACCCACTGCAAGTTGCAGCCAGTTCACTTGATTCTCACACTGAGGACAGCCATGACGCTGTTCTTCAAGCTTAAAAATTGCAAGACGGCTGCATCATTCGCTAGACGATTACTGGAGCTGGGACCTAAACCAGAAATTGCCACTACA GCCAGGAAGATTCTAGCTGCATGTGAGAAGAACCCAACGGATgagcatgaaataaaatatgaccaGCATAATCCCTTTGACATCTGTGCAGCTTCATATACACCTATATACAA GGGCAAGCCAGTGGTGAAGTGTCCTCTCAGCGGAGCCTGTTACCTGCCGGAGTTCAAGGGCGAGACCTGCAGAGTTACCAAG GTGACAGAAATCGGAAAGGATTGTATTGGATTGAGAATAAGCCAGATTCAGTTCCGATAA
- the LOC128234778 gene encoding coatomer subunit alpha-like isoform X1, translated as MLTKFETKSARVKGLSFHPKRPWVLTSLFNGVIQLWDYRMCTLIDKFDEHDGPVRGICFHSQQPLFVSGGDDYKIKVWNYKQRRCLFTLLGHQDYIRTTTFHHEYPWILSASDDQTIRIWNWQSRNCICVLAGHSHFVMCAQFHLSEDLIVSASLDQTVRVWDISGLRKKNVSPEQQQQRSNSLEDRLRNSGQPDLFGMSDAVVKHVLEGHDRGVNWCAFHPSLPLIVSGADDRQVKLWRMNESKAWEVDTCRGHYNNVSCCLFHPRQELILSNSEDKSIRVWDMSKRTGVQTFRREHDRFWVMNAHPTLNVFAAGHDSGMIIFKLERERPAYAVQGNILYYVKEKLLRKLDFTTNKDVPCMQLRGGSRSPVFCMSYNPAENAVLMVIRASNVENSTYDLYSIPKDSDAKNPDAPDSKRSSGLSAVWVARNRFAVLDRTHSIVIKNLKNEITKKVQTPNCEDIFYAGTGCLLLKDSDSVTLFDVQQKRSLASVKMSKVKFVIWSADMSHVALISKHVITICNRKLESLCTIHENIKVKSGAWEESGVFVYTTSNHIKYALTNGDHGIIRTLDLPIYITRIKGNSVFCLDREGRPRVMAIDPTEFKFKLALVNRKYDEVLHMVRHAKLVGQSIISYLQKKGYPEVALHFVKDEKTRFGLALECGNLEIALEAARALDDPACWEKLGEAALLQGNHQIVEMAYQRTKNFDKLSFLYLITGNLEKLRKMTKIAEIRKDTSGHFQNALFLGDVQERVKILSNCGQKSLAYLTAATNGLEEEASTLKESFGEEERVPDLYPGATLLNPPPPITQQEANWPLLTMSKGFFEGAMAARGGQQNKMAAADDIEIEGAGEGWGDDDIKLDDDDEFGGEEAGVGGEDGTEGGGWDVDDEDLELPADLDLPATPTGGGEGFFVPPTKGTSQAQVWCNNSQLPVDHVLAGSFETAMRLLHDQVGVVNFEEYKQLFLQTFSRSRTCYQGMPSLPPLFGYPHRNWKEAGGRSGVPAVGLKLNTLVQQLQVAYNLTTAGKFGDAADKFRYILLSVPLLVVDTKQEIAEAQQLVEICREYIVGLSMEMSRKELPKASLQEQKRLCEMAAYFTHCKLQPVHLILTLRTAMTLFFKLKNCKTAASFARRLLELGPKPEIATTARKILAACEKNPTDEHEIKYDQHNPFDICAASYTPIYKGKPVVKCPLSGACYLPEFKGETCRVTKVTEIGKDCIGLRISQIQFR; from the exons ATGCTGACAAAGTTTGAAACTAAGTCAGCCCGAGTTAAAG ggTTGTCTTTCCACCCAAAGCGACCATGGGTGTTAACCAGCTTGTTCAACGGTGTCATTCAGCTCTGGGACTATCGCATGTGTACACTAATCGACAAGTTTGATGAACATGATG gaCCAGTCAGAGGGATTTGCTTCCATTCTCAGCAGCCGTTGTTTGTATCTGGAGGTGATGACTACAAGATTAAG GTGTGGAACTACAAACAGCGGCGATGTCTGTTCACCCTGCTAGGGCATCAAGATTACATCCGAACAACCACTTTTCATCAT gAGTATCCATGGATCTTGAGTGCCTCTGATGACCAGACCATTCGAATCTGGAACTGGCAGTCGCGTAATTGCATCTG TGTGTTAGCTGGCCACAGCCACTTTGTAATGTGTGCTCAGTTTCACCTGTCCGAGGATCTGATTGTCTCCGCCTCCCTCGATCAGACGGTACGAGTTTGGGACATCTCGGGACTTCGCAAGAAAAATGTCTCCCCAG AACAACAACAGCAGA GATCGAATTCTTTGGAGGACCGTCTTCGTAACTCCGGCCAGCCCGATCTGTTCGGCATGTCGGATGCAGTCGTAAAACACGTCCTTGAAGGCCATGATAGGGGAGTTAATTGGTGCGCTTTCCACCCATCGCTGCCCTTGATTGTGTCGGGGGCAGATGATAGACAGGTCAAGCTGTGGAGAATGAATG AATCCAAGGCCTGGGAGGTGGACACCTGTCGAGGCCATTACAACAACGTTTCCTGTTGTCTGTTCCACCCAAGACAGGAGCTGATCTTGAGTAACTCTGAGGACAAGAGTATCAGAGTCTGGGACATGAGCAAAAG GACTGGAGTTCAGACATTCAGACGTGAACATGACCGTTTCTGGGTGATGAATGCCCACCCGACTCTGAATGTGTTTGCTGCAGGGCATGACAGCGGCATGATCATATTCAAGCTGGAACGAGAACGCCCTGCTTATGCTGTGCAAGGAAACATCCTGTATTATGTTAAGGAGAAACTCCTGCGGAAGTTGGATTTCACGACCAACAAGGACGTGCCTTGTATGCAGCTGAGAGG TGGCTCCAGGTCACCTGTATTTTGCATGTCATACAACCCAGCAGAGAATGCTGTCCTCATGGTTATT AGAGCCAGCAATGTTGAGAACAGTACCTATGACCTGTATTCCATCCCAAAGGACAGTGATGCCAAAAACCCTGATG ccCCAGACAGTAAAAGGTCCTCGGGCTTATCAGCTGTTTGGGTTGCCAGGAACAGGTTTGCTGTGCTGGACAGAACTCACTCG ATTGTAATCAAGAATTTGAAGAATGAGATAACCAAGAAGGTTCAGACGCCAAACTGCGAGGACATCTTCTACGCCGGCACAGGGTGTCTTCTACTGAAGGACAGTGACAGTGTTACACTGTTTGATGTTCAACAGAAAAG GTCGCTTGCCTCTGTGAAGATGTCAAAGGTGAAGTTCGTCATCTGGTCAGCTGATATGTCACATGTAGCCCTCATCAGTAAACATG TGATCACAATCTGCAACCGTAAGCTGGAAAGCCTGTGCACCATACACGAGAACATCAAGGTGAAGAGCGGCGCGTGGGAGGAAAGCGGGGTGTTTGTATACACCACCAGCAACCACATCAAATACGCCCTCACTAATGG TGACCATGGTATTATCCGTACCCTGGACCTGCCCATCTACATCACCCGTATCAAGGGCAACAGTGTGTTCTGTTTGGACCGAGAAGGACGACCCAGAGTGATGGCCATTGACCCAACAGAATTCAAGTTCAAACTGGCCCTGGTCAACAGGAAATATGATGAG GTTCTACACATGGTGCGACATGCCAAGCTGGTGGGCCAGTCCATCATCTCCTATCTACAGAAGAAGGGCTACCCTGAGGTGGCTCTGCACTTTGTCAAGGATGAGAAAACAAGATTTGGTCTTGCTCTGGAGTGTGGAAATCTTGAG ATTGCCCTGGAAGCAGCTAGGGCCCTGGATGACCCAGCATGTTGGGAGAAGCTAGGAGAAGCAGCCCTGCTCCAGGGAAACCATCAGATAGTGGAAATGGCGTACCAGAGGACCAAGAACTTTGACAAGCTGTCCTTCCTCTACCTGATCACTGGAAATCTGGAGAAGCTGAGGAAGATGACAAAGATTG CTGAGATCCGTAAGGATACAAGCGGACATTTCCAGAATGCTCTATTCTTGGGTGATGTTCAGGAGCGAGTGAAAATCCTATCCAACTGTGGACAAA AATCACTAGCCTACCTGACTGCGGCCACTAATGGACTAGAGGAGGAGGCATCCACTTTGAAAGAGTCGTTTGGAGAGGAGGAAAGGGTGCCTGACCTGTATCCCGGTGCTACCCTGCTGAATCCCCCACCCCCTATAACACAGCAAGAAGCCAACTGGCCATTGCTTACAATGTCCAAGGGATTCTTTGAAG GAGCAATGGCTGCACGTGGAggccaacaaaacaagatgGCTGCCGCAGACGATATCGAGATTGAGGGAGCTGGAGAGGGCTGGGGAGACGATGATATCAAATTGGACGATG ATGACGAGTTTGGTGGAGAGGAAGCAGGCGTTGGTGGGGAGGATGGTACGGAGGGAGGGGGCTGGGATGTCGATGATGAAGATCTTGAACTGCCCGCCGACCTTGACCTTCCAGCCACGCCCACTGGCGGAGGGGAGGGATTCTTTGTACCGCCCACTAAAGGCACCAGTCAAGCACAG gtGTGGTGTAACAATTCCCAATTACCAGTGGACCATGTGCTGGCTGGATCATTCGAGACGGCTATGAGG CTGCTACATGACCAAGTTGGTGTTGTCAACTTTGAAGAATACAAGCAACTGTTCCTGCAGACATTTAGCCGTAGTAGGACTTGCTATCAGGGTATGCCCTCACTACCGCCACTGTTCGGCTACCCCCACAGAAACTG GAAAGAGGCAGGTGGTCGCAGTGGTGTGCCAGCAGTCGGCCTGAAGTTAAACACCTTAGTCCAACAGTTACAAGTAGCATATAACCTCACCACTGCGGGAAAGTTTGGCGATGCTGCGGACAAGTTCAGATACATCCTTCTCAGTGTTCCCTTGCTTGTGGTAGATACAAAACAGGAGATTGCAGAG GCGCAGCAGCTAGTTGAGATATGCCGAGAATACATTGTGGGTCTGTCTATGGAAATGAGCAGAAAAGAGCTGCCCAAGGCCTCACTGCAGGAACAAAAAAGGCTATGTGAG ATGGCAGCATATTTCACCCACTGCAAGTTGCAGCCAGTTCACTTGATTCTCACACTGAGGACAGCCATGACGCTGTTCTTCAAGCTTAAAAATTGCAAGACGGCTGCATCATTCGCTAGACGATTACTGGAGCTGGGACCTAAACCAGAAATTGCCACTACA GCCAGGAAGATTCTAGCTGCATGTGAGAAGAACCCAACGGATgagcatgaaataaaatatgaccaGCATAATCCCTTTGACATCTGTGCAGCTTCATATACACCTATATACAA GGGCAAGCCAGTGGTGAAGTGTCCTCTCAGCGGAGCCTGTTACCTGCCGGAGTTCAAGGGCGAGACCTGCAGAGTTACCAAG GTGACAGAAATCGGAAAGGATTGTATTGGATTGAGAATAAGCCAGATTCAGTTCCGATAA